A portion of the uncultured Draconibacterium sp. genome contains these proteins:
- a CDS encoding glycosyl hydrolase translates to MLKNSLAGLLVFVSLIFVQCERDSSQQNLQVNLEEDFINPPNEARPRVWWHWMNGNVTKDGIQKDLEWMHRTGIGGFQNFDAGMTTPKIVDHRLVYMTLEWKDAFRFTTQLADSLDLEMAIAGSPGWSESGGPWVKPEEAMKKVVWSELRVEGGKNFTGTLPHPPTKSGTFQNLGAEGALGAMDSEHNLPEYYQDISVIAYPIPDNDFSMQELQPKITSSGGNFSLAQLSDGDLVNSSELPYKKPGEFSWIQFEFNEPTTIQSISIVTGGGRGQFNFGGGGPASQYLEVSNDGTNFEKVIDIQGGRTAQKTLAFAPVTGKYFRVNIITPQPSRGGGIMAMMGLGGGNQPAPTGTKVMELVLHTGARVNRFEDKAGFATATDLEEVPTPETSNAVSAENIIDLTAQMAEDGSLNWEIPEGKWNIIRMGFSLTGRQNHPASPEATGFEVDKLNPQYVRNYFTNYLDQYKDATGGLMGEHGLQYIITDSWEAGTQNWTDNMPDEFKTRRGYDLLPWLPALSGKVIESAKATDKFLWDYRRTLEELVAEYHYDESTKILAERGMGRYSESHEGGRALIADGMEVKRTAAVPMSATWTPGGFGGPGPDVAVRHKADVRESASVSHIYGQKYVAAESLTAIGTAWAWSPRLLKPVADAELASGLNRFVIHTSVHQPVDDKIPGLGLGPFGQWFNRHETWAEQADSWINYLARSSYMLQQGNFVADVAYLYGESHNITELFGQQLPQVPAGYEYDFINADALLNTLKVENGKITSPAGAAYKLLVLDKSTAYMTLPVLQRIKDMAAAGATICGPKPIGTPSLEDDAGQFNSLANELWPIENGVNTIGKGKIYNGYPIDEVLSTEQIAADFTYTKPEKDTELLYVHRQLGDIDIYWVNNRKDRAEELEATFRVEGKEAEIWQPETGMIKKTSYSIENGSTTVPLQLAPNDAVFVVFRNATKANSYVVPEISQTKLADITGPWKVSFESKVGEPFDATFETLSPWNENANKNIKYFSGTGTYTKTITIPAEWLAKGNICLDLGEVENLAEVRVNGKEIGVVWKKPFRIEIGSALQEGENEIEIKVANLWVNRLIGDAQPDVTEKLTYTTMPFYQANSPLKASGLIGPVVLVSSK, encoded by the coding sequence ATGCTTAAAAACAGTTTAGCAGGATTACTGGTATTCGTCTCTTTAATTTTTGTGCAGTGCGAACGAGATTCAAGCCAGCAAAACCTACAAGTAAATTTAGAAGAAGACTTTATAAATCCCCCTAACGAAGCCAGACCCCGTGTTTGGTGGCATTGGATGAATGGAAACGTTACAAAAGACGGAATTCAGAAAGATTTAGAATGGATGCACAGAACAGGCATTGGCGGGTTCCAAAACTTTGATGCCGGAATGACAACTCCAAAAATTGTTGATCATCGCCTGGTTTACATGACTCTCGAGTGGAAAGATGCTTTTCGGTTTACAACACAGCTGGCCGATTCGCTTGACCTTGAAATGGCAATCGCAGGCTCGCCCGGATGGAGCGAAAGTGGCGGCCCCTGGGTGAAACCCGAAGAAGCTATGAAAAAAGTAGTGTGGAGTGAACTTCGGGTAGAAGGAGGAAAAAACTTCACCGGAACTCTGCCTCATCCACCAACAAAATCAGGAACATTCCAAAACCTGGGAGCAGAAGGAGCATTGGGAGCAATGGATAGTGAACACAATTTACCTGAATATTACCAGGATATTTCTGTAATCGCCTATCCAATTCCTGATAATGATTTCTCAATGCAAGAGTTACAGCCTAAAATTACTTCCAGCGGTGGGAACTTCAGTCTAGCGCAACTAAGCGATGGCGATCTGGTAAACTCCAGCGAACTTCCTTACAAAAAACCGGGAGAATTCTCCTGGATTCAATTCGAATTTAATGAACCAACAACTATACAATCAATATCTATTGTTACCGGAGGCGGAAGAGGACAGTTTAATTTTGGAGGCGGAGGACCTGCCAGTCAATATCTTGAAGTGAGTAACGACGGAACTAATTTCGAAAAAGTTATTGATATCCAGGGAGGAAGAACCGCACAAAAAACGCTGGCTTTTGCTCCCGTAACCGGGAAATATTTCCGCGTAAATATCATCACTCCGCAACCATCAAGAGGCGGGGGTATAATGGCTATGATGGGACTTGGCGGTGGAAATCAACCGGCTCCTACCGGCACTAAAGTAATGGAACTTGTGCTGCATACAGGAGCACGCGTTAACCGATTTGAAGACAAGGCAGGTTTTGCCACAGCTACCGATCTGGAAGAAGTTCCAACACCGGAAACTTCAAATGCTGTTTCGGCAGAAAATATTATCGACCTTACTGCTCAAATGGCTGAAGATGGTAGCTTAAACTGGGAAATTCCTGAAGGGAAATGGAATATTATACGCATGGGATTTTCGTTAACCGGACGCCAAAATCATCCGGCATCGCCCGAAGCTACAGGTTTTGAGGTGGATAAGCTGAATCCACAATATGTTAGAAATTATTTTACCAATTACCTCGATCAGTATAAAGATGCCACCGGCGGACTGATGGGAGAACATGGATTGCAATACATTATTACCGACAGTTGGGAAGCCGGCACCCAAAACTGGACCGACAACATGCCGGATGAATTTAAAACCCGCCGTGGCTACGATCTTCTGCCATGGTTACCTGCACTCAGCGGAAAAGTAATTGAAAGCGCCAAAGCAACCGATAAATTTTTGTGGGACTACCGACGTACACTCGAAGAATTGGTAGCCGAATACCACTACGATGAGTCTACAAAAATTCTTGCCGAACGTGGTATGGGACGCTATTCCGAATCACACGAAGGCGGCCGCGCATTAATTGCCGATGGGATGGAAGTTAAACGCACAGCAGCCGTACCAATGAGCGCTACCTGGACACCCGGTGGTTTTGGAGGCCCCGGACCGGATGTTGCAGTTCGTCACAAAGCAGATGTTCGTGAATCAGCATCCGTTTCGCATATTTACGGACAGAAATATGTGGCTGCCGAATCGCTGACGGCAATTGGAACAGCCTGGGCATGGTCGCCACGCCTTTTAAAACCGGTGGCTGATGCAGAGCTGGCAAGTGGTTTGAATCGCTTTGTAATTCATACATCAGTACATCAACCGGTTGACGATAAAATACCGGGCTTGGGACTCGGGCCATTCGGACAGTGGTTTAACCGCCACGAAACCTGGGCTGAACAAGCCGATTCCTGGATCAACTATCTGGCAAGAAGTTCGTACATGTTGCAACAGGGAAACTTTGTTGCCGATGTGGCCTATTTGTATGGCGAAAGTCACAACATCACTGAATTATTTGGACAGCAGTTGCCTCAAGTTCCTGCTGGCTACGAGTACGATTTTATAAATGCTGACGCACTGTTAAACACGCTGAAAGTAGAGAATGGCAAAATCACATCGCCGGCAGGAGCTGCTTACAAACTACTGGTGCTTGATAAAAGTACTGCATACATGACATTGCCCGTTTTACAACGTATAAAAGATATGGCAGCGGCCGGTGCAACAATTTGCGGTCCTAAACCAATAGGAACGCCAAGTTTAGAGGACGACGCCGGTCAGTTCAATTCTTTAGCAAACGAACTTTGGCCAATTGAAAACGGTGTAAATACAATCGGAAAAGGGAAAATATACAACGGATACCCGATTGACGAAGTGCTAAGCACAGAACAGATAGCTGCAGACTTTACATACACCAAACCGGAAAAAGACACAGAGTTATTGTATGTGCACCGACAACTGGGAGACATTGACATTTATTGGGTAAATAACCGAAAAGATCGTGCAGAAGAACTGGAGGCCACGTTCAGAGTGGAAGGAAAAGAGGCAGAAATATGGCAACCTGAAACCGGAATGATCAAGAAAACTTCCTACTCTATTGAAAACGGAAGTACCACTGTTCCGCTACAACTTGCACCAAACGATGCTGTTTTTGTAGTTTTCCGCAATGCTACAAAAGCCAATTCGTATGTTGTTCCTGAAATTAGTCAAACGAAACTGGCGGATATCACAGGCCCGTGGAAAGTAAGTTTCGAATCAAAAGTTGGTGAGCCTTTTGATGCAACTTTTGAAACACTTTCGCCTTGGAATGAAAATGCCAACAAAAACATTAAATACTTTTCAGGAACAGGCACTTACACCAAAACCATTACTATTCCTGCCGAATGGCTGGCAAAAGGAAACATCTGCCTCGATCTTGGCGAAGTTGAGAACCTTGCAGAAGTGAGAGTAAATGGCAAAGAAATTGGCGTGGTATGGAAAAAACCATTCCGTATTGAAATTGGGTCAGCGCTTCAGGAAGGTGAAAATGAAATTGAAATTAAAGTAGCCAACTTATGGGTAAACCGCCTGATTGGCGATGCACAACCTGATGTTACCGAAAAACTGACCTATACAACAATGCCATTTTACCAGGCAAACTCACCGTTAAAAGCTTCCGGATTAATTGGCCCGGTGGTACTGGTTAGTTCAAAATAA
- a CDS encoding RagB/SusD family nutrient uptake outer membrane protein, translated as MKNLKYLIIGLFAISSFLPACESDEDFLTEDPKTIYTPETAFEKSSQVDAQLVTAYRKAFNMYGGYRMFWTGASTQQLLHGQGADFFDNVYTGAAAPTANAFSNYSRWSPDFNMFNNLWVDMYQLISYANLAIAGAELVEWSDAADKDFAIAQAKFFRGYGYLRLAECFGGVPIVQEVSESLKLDYTRDSRQAVYEFAIADFVAAESMLPMYPSQDGRIAKGAANHFLAEAYLALGVETNDASNYDKAIAAATKTIDAHPLMTQRFGSRANPSDMSTNNGVPAYREDGNVFFDMFQIGNYDYSAGNTEAVWILQAATYEEAQANGLIGGWPGANPYYGLTAFIGPVFRNMVWRSDLAEEGAAACPFAGNVDQSLFPGGATSAYLGGFSTGGTAETNYVAEKVWAGDYADDMRNLPINLTREFVCLDRDHSLYLQPVTADMITVPEMMTPMRSKIKMDDWGWHSSEIPMHINQYGRDWYAVRSSETLLLRAEAYYRKGNTASAADDINEIRTRAEATKMVSAGEVDIYLILDERARELCYEEHRFPTLLRMGSSSGSNEVLVTQLTNHSRFMGDVPYYTGSINWTLFPIPQTVINANTEGGLDQNPGWN; from the coding sequence ATGAAAAATCTTAAGTATTTAATTATAGGCTTATTTGCCATATCATCATTTTTACCAGCTTGTGAAAGTGATGAGGATTTTCTTACTGAAGATCCAAAAACGATTTACACCCCGGAAACCGCTTTTGAGAAAAGCAGCCAGGTAGATGCCCAGCTGGTTACTGCCTACCGCAAAGCTTTTAATATGTATGGTGGTTACCGAATGTTCTGGACCGGAGCTTCTACGCAACAATTGTTACACGGACAAGGTGCCGACTTTTTCGACAATGTATATACAGGTGCAGCAGCACCAACCGCTAATGCGTTTTCAAACTATTCACGCTGGTCGCCTGACTTTAACATGTTTAACAACCTTTGGGTTGATATGTACCAGCTAATTAGTTATGCCAACCTTGCAATTGCTGGAGCCGAATTGGTTGAATGGTCAGATGCAGCAGATAAAGATTTTGCTATTGCACAGGCTAAATTCTTCCGCGGATACGGTTACTTGCGTTTAGCTGAATGTTTTGGTGGCGTGCCAATTGTTCAGGAAGTTAGCGAGTCGCTGAAGTTAGATTACACACGTGATTCTCGTCAGGCAGTTTATGAATTTGCAATTGCTGATTTTGTAGCTGCAGAATCAATGCTCCCCATGTATCCTTCGCAAGATGGACGTATTGCAAAGGGAGCGGCTAACCATTTTCTTGCTGAAGCATACTTAGCACTTGGTGTTGAAACCAACGATGCAAGTAACTACGATAAAGCGATTGCCGCGGCTACAAAAACAATTGATGCTCATCCACTTATGACTCAACGCTTTGGATCTCGTGCCAATCCTTCTGATATGTCAACCAATAATGGTGTTCCTGCCTACCGCGAAGATGGTAATGTTTTCTTTGATATGTTCCAAATTGGAAACTACGACTATAGCGCAGGAAATACCGAAGCAGTGTGGATTTTACAGGCAGCAACTTATGAAGAAGCTCAGGCAAACGGACTTATTGGTGGTTGGCCCGGAGCTAATCCATATTATGGTTTAACAGCCTTTATTGGTCCTGTTTTCAGAAATATGGTTTGGCGTTCAGATTTAGCAGAAGAGGGCGCAGCAGCTTGCCCATTTGCCGGAAATGTTGATCAAAGCCTGTTCCCTGGAGGAGCTACATCTGCCTACCTGGGTGGATTCTCAACTGGTGGAACTGCCGAAACAAATTATGTTGCAGAAAAAGTTTGGGCTGGCGATTATGCCGATGATATGCGTAATCTTCCGATAAACCTTACCCGCGAATTTGTATGTCTCGACCGTGATCACAGTTTGTATTTGCAGCCTGTAACTGCCGATATGATTACAGTTCCTGAAATGATGACTCCAATGCGTTCTAAAATTAAAATGGACGACTGGGGCTGGCATTCTTCAGAAATACCAATGCACATTAACCAATATGGTAGAGACTGGTATGCAGTACGTTCTTCAGAAACTTTATTGCTTCGTGCCGAGGCTTATTACAGAAAAGGAAACACTGCTTCGGCAGCTGACGATATCAACGAAATTCGTACCCGTGCTGAGGCAACTAAAATGGTTTCTGCAGGCGAAGTCGATATTTATCTGATTCTTGACGAACGTGCACGTGAATTGTGCTACGAAGAACATCGTTTCCCAACATTGCTTCGTATGGGCAGCAGTTCTGGTTCAAACGAAGTACTGGTTACTCAACTTACAAATCATTCAAGATTTATGGGTGATGTTCCTTACTACACAGGTAGTATCAACTGGACTCTTTTCCCAATTCCTCAAACTGTTATTAATGCAAATACAGAAGGAGGACTTGATCAAAACCCAGGTTGGAATTAA
- a CDS encoding TonB-dependent receptor, which produces MRLTIILLLGIIFTANASDSYSQAKRMSVQLKNSTITAAFDYIEHNSEFIFLYKDEDLNSNKRVDIYLEDADIETILNELLQGSDLTYNIYDRQVIIRKTDESVLGVLQDQKNVTGVVTDAEGLPLPGVTVIVEGTTIGTITDPDGGFTLTIPENAQELHFSFVGMKTQIIPIDGKTSFMVTLEADAIGLEEIVAIGYGVTKRKNFTGSVTQVDMENSPIMNKATTDAFSLLDGITTGINFSKSGEAGAETELLVRGQKSINDADAPDGFNSSAPLLVVDGIIFSGSMNDIDPTTVENIQVLKDATSLAAYGSKAANGVIMITRKKGIKGKPRISVSTSLGISNPNYKPDMRGPQGYIELMNARTASTTWMSALEQENIDANTPTDYYDMITRTGVQQNYSVNVSGGGEAMDYFIGSSYLDNKNFVVGDQYKRATFTARINTKVNDYLSVSASFDQSFNNNDGIVPNYGAAVTLSPWTEPTLSDGRVRLYVDGREESTQHPLWDTWVGRDDEDSRNATIIGGTVDFKIPGIEGLSYKLTGSYTTNKRLQRAFTYETNFVNLALGEDGYTSEAQAAYLDRANGSISEEKTASWVIDNILSYTNQFDDHFISATAVYTRDSRKMDYFGMNGTDFTGIGNTNLGFYGLSNAVTQEIQPIRYTLHNDVGYLARASYSYKDTYHLNASFRRDGSSVFGADKKWGNFPAVGVAWTMSNESFLSSSTLIDNLKLKASWGKNGNQTLRPYGTLSTMDVGRGGGIGYWFDDQIIWGQSLATLGNTELAWETTTSFNIGTEIDLMKRIHLEVDGYKSTTTDQIFSRTIPVMGAGITSQMATMGKVENWGIEAVLNSTNIESGDFRWTSGLTFSLNRNKLVELYGGDEEDDINAGLFIGESLSAIYGYEWVGIVQADDTEYLAANGGEPGDAMYANIDGSEDGVIGVTDRKILGFGMENFRMSLSNTLSYKNFQLYALFNGIFSGGDYGYEENNIAYLSSDGFQYHNMLNHPWWTAENPSETYPRVNFTDARLTALQKYTFVRLQELNLSYTFDRDLLKKFNFSSLKIFVSGSNLFFFAPDWEYSDPEIRSWNAAQLPRTFTLGINFTL; this is translated from the coding sequence ATGCGCCTAACTATCATCTTACTACTTGGAATTATTTTTACGGCAAATGCCAGTGATTCCTATTCTCAAGCGAAACGAATGAGTGTTCAACTAAAAAACAGCACAATTACCGCTGCTTTTGATTACATTGAACACAACAGTGAATTCATCTTCCTTTATAAAGACGAAGACCTGAATTCAAACAAACGAGTAGACATCTACCTGGAAGATGCAGATATTGAAACTATTTTAAATGAATTGCTTCAGGGAAGCGATTTAACTTACAATATCTACGACAGACAGGTTATTATTCGTAAAACCGATGAGTCGGTTTTAGGAGTATTGCAAGATCAGAAAAACGTTACCGGGGTAGTTACCGATGCAGAAGGACTGCCGCTACCGGGTGTTACCGTTATTGTTGAAGGAACAACTATCGGTACCATTACTGATCCTGATGGTGGATTTACTTTAACTATTCCTGAAAATGCTCAAGAACTGCATTTCTCATTTGTTGGAATGAAAACACAAATTATTCCGATTGATGGAAAAACCAGTTTTATGGTAACTCTTGAAGCCGATGCCATTGGTTTGGAAGAAATTGTAGCCATTGGTTACGGGGTAACAAAACGTAAAAACTTTACCGGTTCTGTTACACAGGTTGATATGGAAAATTCACCGATTATGAATAAAGCAACTACTGATGCTTTTTCATTACTCGATGGTATTACAACCGGTATTAACTTTTCAAAGTCGGGTGAAGCCGGCGCAGAAACAGAACTGTTGGTACGCGGTCAAAAATCAATCAATGATGCCGATGCACCTGATGGTTTCAATAGTTCAGCTCCTTTATTAGTGGTTGACGGTATTATCTTCTCCGGAAGCATGAATGATATCGATCCTACAACAGTAGAAAACATTCAGGTTTTAAAAGATGCAACATCTTTGGCAGCCTACGGATCAAAAGCTGCAAACGGAGTTATAATGATTACCCGCAAAAAAGGTATTAAAGGTAAACCACGTATCTCTGTTAGCACTTCTCTTGGTATTTCAAATCCAAACTATAAACCTGACATGAGAGGACCTCAAGGTTATATTGAATTAATGAATGCCCGTACTGCATCAACAACATGGATGTCAGCATTAGAGCAAGAAAATATTGATGCAAATACACCTACCGACTATTATGATATGATTACACGTACTGGTGTTCAGCAGAACTATTCGGTAAATGTTTCAGGTGGAGGCGAAGCCATGGATTATTTTATTGGTTCTTCGTATTTAGATAATAAAAACTTTGTTGTTGGCGACCAATACAAAAGAGCCACATTTACAGCAAGAATCAATACAAAAGTTAACGACTATCTTTCTGTAAGTGCCAGTTTCGACCAATCGTTTAACAACAACGATGGAATAGTTCCGAACTATGGCGCCGCAGTTACACTTTCGCCTTGGACAGAACCTACTTTATCAGACGGAAGAGTTAGGTTATATGTTGATGGCCGTGAAGAATCAACACAACACCCATTGTGGGATACTTGGGTTGGAAGAGACGACGAAGATAGCAGAAATGCAACAATAATTGGTGGTACCGTTGATTTTAAAATACCTGGAATTGAAGGATTGAGTTATAAATTAACAGGTTCGTATACTACCAATAAAAGATTACAACGCGCGTTTACTTACGAAACTAACTTTGTAAACTTAGCTCTTGGCGAAGATGGATATACTTCTGAAGCACAAGCTGCATATTTAGACAGAGCTAATGGATCGATATCTGAGGAAAAAACAGCTTCGTGGGTAATCGATAATATTCTTTCGTACACCAACCAGTTCGACGACCACTTTATTAGTGCCACTGCAGTATATACCCGTGATTCAAGAAAAATGGATTACTTTGGTATGAATGGTACAGACTTTACAGGTATTGGTAATACCAATCTTGGTTTCTATGGATTATCGAATGCGGTAACTCAGGAAATTCAGCCAATTCGTTACACGCTACACAATGATGTAGGATATTTGGCTCGTGCAAGTTACTCGTACAAAGACACCTATCACCTTAACGCATCTTTCCGTCGTGACGGTAGTTCTGTATTCGGAGCCGACAAAAAATGGGGTAATTTCCCTGCTGTTGGTGTAGCCTGGACCATGTCGAACGAATCATTCCTGAGTTCAAGCACTTTAATCGATAATTTAAAGTTAAAAGCTTCTTGGGGTAAAAACGGTAACCAAACTTTACGTCCTTACGGAACACTTTCTACTATGGATGTTGGTAGAGGTGGAGGTATTGGTTATTGGTTCGATGATCAAATTATATGGGGACAAAGCCTTGCAACACTTGGTAACACCGAGTTGGCATGGGAAACCACAACTTCTTTTAATATTGGTACAGAAATCGATCTGATGAAGCGTATTCATTTAGAAGTTGATGGTTATAAATCTACTACAACCGACCAGATTTTTAGTAGAACAATCCCGGTAATGGGAGCTGGTATTACATCGCAAATGGCTACAATGGGTAAAGTTGAGAACTGGGGTATTGAAGCAGTTCTGAACAGCACAAATATTGAGTCGGGCGATTTCCGCTGGACGTCAGGATTAACATTCTCGCTTAACCGTAACAAACTTGTTGAATTGTATGGTGGCGACGAAGAAGATGACATTAACGCCGGTTTATTCATTGGCGAATCATTATCAGCCATTTATGGTTATGAATGGGTTGGAATTGTACAGGCCGATGACACAGAGTATCTTGCAGCAAACGGTGGAGAACCTGGCGATGCAATGTATGCTAACATTGACGGAAGTGAAGACGGAGTAATTGGCGTAACCGACAGAAAAATCCTCGGTTTCGGTATGGAAAATTTCAGAATGAGTTTAAGTAATACCTTATCATACAAAAACTTCCAACTGTACGCGTTGTTTAACGGAATATTCAGTGGTGGAGATTATGGTTATGAGGAAAATAATATTGCCTACCTCAGTTCTGATGGTTTCCAATATCATAACATGCTAAATCACCCTTGGTGGACCGCAGAGAATCCAAGTGAAACTTATCCTCGTGTTAATTTTACTGACGCCCGGTTAACCGCGTTGCAGAAATACACATTTGTAAGACTTCAAGAGTTAAATTTATCCTATACATTTGACAGAGACCTACTTAAGAAATTTAATTTTTCTAGTCTGAAAATATTTGTATCGGGTTCTAACTTATTCTTTTTCGCACCAGACTGGGAATACAGTGACCCTGAAATCAGAAGTTGGAATGCAGCACAATTGCCAAGAACTTTTACTCTAGGTATTAACTTTACACTCTAA
- a CDS encoding FecR domain-containing protein → MNLYHQLIENPLFFKWIYHNSPEINDYWDHFLSEHPNDAEVIREFKAGFEQHLQYKKHQLSEKEKKELAIRILKKIEQVDHKKRYRKVIRLTMRYAAIAILFLMVGSALTWFFMEDTISERYTQFPTPQNLIIQEPTLIIENEQEIALNKGQSELEYSEKGQIIVDKEKVIEDESLEKVKMNTLVIPYGNHSTITLSDGTKVWINAGSRLIYPSRFTDKTREVLLVGEAFFDVSKMEDKPFVVKTPDIDIKVLGTQFNVSAYPDENVAHAVLTEGSVEISHKSQSVFERNIILKPGQLASYNKQNESTNIYDVDTEYFTSWKEGYLTFTNSDLNRVVKKLERYYNIHMKYLDPLDGSLRISGKLDISKEQDVVFEYMNSLTGLNFEKINERNYLIK, encoded by the coding sequence ATGAACTTATATCATCAACTGATAGAGAATCCTCTATTTTTTAAATGGATATATCATAACTCTCCTGAAATAAATGATTACTGGGATCATTTCCTAAGTGAACATCCCAATGATGCCGAAGTTATTCGCGAATTTAAAGCCGGATTCGAGCAGCATTTACAATACAAAAAACATCAACTTTCGGAAAAGGAAAAGAAAGAATTAGCCATAAGAATTTTGAAAAAAATTGAGCAGGTTGATCACAAAAAAAGATACCGGAAAGTTATTCGTTTAACCATGCGTTATGCTGCCATTGCCATTTTGTTTTTAATGGTTGGTAGTGCTTTAACCTGGTTCTTTATGGAAGATACCATTTCAGAACGATATACCCAGTTTCCTACGCCCCAGAACTTAATTATTCAAGAACCAACATTAATAATTGAAAACGAACAGGAAATTGCCTTGAATAAAGGACAATCGGAGTTGGAATACTCTGAAAAGGGCCAGATTATTGTTGACAAAGAAAAGGTAATTGAAGATGAAAGTTTGGAAAAAGTAAAAATGAATACGTTGGTAATTCCTTACGGCAATCATTCAACAATTACTTTATCTGACGGAACAAAAGTGTGGATAAATGCTGGTAGCCGATTAATTTATCCATCGCGTTTTACCGACAAAACCCGCGAGGTTTTATTAGTAGGCGAAGCATTTTTTGATGTGAGCAAAATGGAAGACAAACCATTTGTTGTAAAAACACCCGACATTGACATTAAAGTGCTTGGAACACAATTTAACGTGTCGGCATACCCCGATGAAAATGTTGCGCATGCCGTATTAACAGAGGGAAGTGTTGAAATCAGTCATAAATCACAAAGTGTTTTCGAACGCAACATTATCCTAAAACCCGGACAACTGGCATCGTATAACAAGCAAAATGAAAGTACAAATATTTACGATGTAGATACGGAATATTTTACCAGTTGGAAAGAAGGTTACTTAACCTTTACCAATAGCGATTTAAATCGTGTGGTTAAAAAACTGGAGCGCTACTATAACATCCATATGAAGTATTTAGATCCGCTTGACGGGTCACTTCGGATTTCAGGGAAACTTGATATATCGAAAGAACAGGATGTAGTATTTGAATACATGAATTCTTTAACCGGCTTAAACTTTGAAAAAATCAATGAAAGAAATTACCTAATAAAATAA
- a CDS encoding sigma-70 family RNA polymerase sigma factor, protein MDNKIDAEYWQLVWNKFKSGDQSAFKTIYNEFSDSLFSYGARFTTDRELIKDSIQDLFINVYTYGSNLKKPELLEFYLFKTLKRIIIKKLVEKKQYSSIQEFPAIFNLFFSIEEESFDEDDDHTIKLLQKEISELKPSKRELLFLKFNSNLTYVEIGKLMDLKPNTVKKQVYRILNQLRKKIGDEIKIFFLMCSKT, encoded by the coding sequence TTGGACAATAAAATTGATGCAGAATACTGGCAGCTTGTATGGAATAAATTTAAGAGTGGAGATCAGTCTGCTTTTAAAACCATTTACAATGAATTTAGTGATTCTTTGTTCTCATACGGCGCCAGATTTACCACCGACCGTGAACTTATAAAAGATTCAATTCAAGATCTTTTTATCAATGTTTATACCTATGGTTCAAATTTAAAAAAACCCGAGCTCCTCGAGTTTTATCTTTTCAAAACGCTTAAAAGAATCATTATCAAAAAATTGGTTGAAAAAAAACAATACTCTTCCATACAGGAATTTCCTGCAATTTTCAACCTGTTTTTTTCCATTGAAGAAGAAAGTTTTGACGAAGATGATGACCATACAATTAAGTTATTGCAAAAAGAGATTTCGGAGCTAAAACCATCAAAACGCGAATTGTTATTTTTAAAATTCAACAGCAATTTAACCTATGTTGAAATTGGTAAACTGATGGATTTAAAACCCAATACAGTTAAAAAACAAGTGTACCGAATATTAAATCAGTTAAGGAAGAAAATTGGTGACGAAATCAAGATATTTTTTCTAATGTGTTCTAAAACATAG